A window of Gambusia affinis linkage group LG03, SWU_Gaff_1.0, whole genome shotgun sequence genomic DNA:
CCCACACATAAAGTGCCTGTAAGGTAATCCAGTCACCTTGTAATGAGAGCATAGATTACTGTCTCAAAGTCCTTCTTAGATAcagctttctttattttggcCAACTCCCTTAACTGATAAAAACTGGACTTCACAAATGTCCTCATCTGATGGTCAAATTCAAGTTCAGCCGCCTCTTCAACTCCCAAGTTTGCTGATGTACTGGTGCACCGTGACTTACTTACCAAAACTGCTTTCTAAATGTTAGGTTAGGTGTGATGAatatctctgttttttgtttaatcctGTTCAGAATCAGATGGAGGAATAGGGCCTGTCGTTAGGGGTCCGAGGGTGAGCTGTGCAGTACACCTGACTCAGTTTGCCTGTTCCTCATAGTGGGACAAACTCCTAATTACGACTAATTCTAGGTTTAAAACTGACATTCTttcaaatttgacatttttaattttcatagTCATAGTCTGGAAGCAGTAAGGCTTTATTGCTCGTTTTATTACATCATATTATGTTATTGATAAAATTTACTGACTGCTTCTTATTGAGGATTAGAACAAAGAACCTGTTAATCCtcgttttgttgtttctttcacaAACAAAGATGTTTCTCAAATCTAAATTTACTTAAACTAGTTGTCAAAACGTGTAGCTCTGTCAGCTTGATTCTCAGCTGAACCCACACATTTGAGCACACAGACCGAAACTATTTGATTTGCAGTTACTCTCAACAAGATACAGATTATAAACACATTTCTAGCCATGCTTTGTGTGTAGATTTTCCGTTTACGAATAAATCACGGTTCTACTTATCTATAAActgcttttcatttattttgttgagcATATTTGGTCATTATACAGAGTCCTGGAAAAAAGTGTCGTAAAAcattcttttgatttttgtcatgACACTACCATtgacttcaatgtgttttactggaatttaatgtgacaaaccagcacaaaattgtgcataattgtgaagcgAAAGCAAAAGGTTCCATGGTTTTCAAACGTTACAACAAAACGATCTGAAAAGTGAggcttgcatttgtattcatcctCTGTAAATtaacagctgcaagtctttggAGGTGtgtcttttaatagttttgcaTATCTAAAGagtgatatttttctttgcaaaacagcctGAGCTCAGCCAGACTGAATGGACATGCTCACACACAAATCAGGGCTTTCCAACTCCGGTCTCCTCGGAAGCTGCTGTGTGAAAACCTCTAGATGCTTCGCTGCTCCGGTGCTTAATTGATTACTGCGGAGGCTTGATAATGAGTCAGTCATTTTGATTCAGGTAGATTGGGACAGGGACGCATCTGAAAATTGCATTCGGTATTAAATTTGGTGTCATCTAGGATCACCTTCTTCCACATACTTGCATgactgaactttaaaaaaattggggggttttttctgagctttttaaatatattgcttTATAATCtaatcctgctttaaacttcatTTGTAAacgaataattatttttgttttttttcaatttttgatTTTACTCCTCTTCTTAGCGATGTGCTACTTCATATTTGTCTATTAatgaaatcccagtaaaatatattaaagtttgttgtgGAAAGCTGATTATGTGTATTTGTTGCTCACGGTCGTCTCTGTTTCAGGTTTGAGTTGACGCTGGCCGTTGCTGAGCAGGATGATTGATGTGCGAGCATGGGCAGAGTATGTTGTGGAGTGGGCTGCCAAAGACCCCTACGGTTTCCTCACCACCGTCATATTGGCTCTGACCCCTCTGTTCATCGCCAGCGCGCTGCTGTCCTGGAAACTGGCCAAGATGATCGAGGCACGTGACCGCGAACAAAAGAGAAAGCAGAAGCGTcaggaaaacataaacaaggCCAAGAGGAAGAAAGACTGAAGGCGCTGGAGGAACGGGGGGTCTTGATGGGGGCGGCGTGAAGGAAGCGAGAGAGCTCAACCCCAGCCCTGCTGTCAACACCGGGCTGCTATGCCTCATGTCCAAGAGGAAGGACGCTGGCCCCTTGAACTTGACAGTGGACAGTGCTGTCCCTGTGGGACTCTGGTCAGCAGGAGCCCAGTGGTCCTCTGGTTCACTTTTTCTACAGAGATCAATGGTTTTATCTGTGCAGCAGCTAAAGCATTGCATTCCATATTAACATCCCTGCTCTCCTGAATTAACctgataataatgatgataatgacGACGATGATGTCTTGTATTAGTTACTTGCTaccaaaactcaaactttctgatcaataaaatgttcatgGTTAGTAGAATTAAATGCCTTTAATAATTGGTTCTGTTGATCCTGTAAGTCACAGATCTGAATGAAGAtatactttgaaaaatatttctaaataaatccaGGTGGAGATAAAATCGAGAGGAGCATCCTGTATGTGTTTGATGACGGAGATCGTTTTATTTCTGACTGTTTAAGGTTCTTATACTGGGTTTCCTTTAACTGCTCTGACCactctattttaattttttttttttaaggagaatataaaaagaaaactgttttgtatCAAAGGATAATAAATGAATTAACAGATTATCCCCATTTATGCATcaatataaatatctttaacCTCTATCTGAatatcaaactaaaaaaaaataagtttttacttAAAAGCTGTAAAAGTGTTTGACAGAAAACGACGgcagtttttagttttgatatataaaaaatattttgtattgttaGACCTGTGGAAATTAGAAAAGATTTTGATCTCTGATTGTATTCTGGGTTTTAATTGAGCTAAATTTGGCCTGCTAATAAAACCCTGTGAACTCGCCCTTCATCACACTGCTGACtcagtgctgctgtttttgttaataaaacacGACTGGTAGATAATTGTATCACAACAGCTATTGTGTCTAAAAAGTAAACCAGAAAACATCTTGAAGATTGAATATGAAAAACTATggaattaaaaaacagaagatttaGAACAACCTGTCCAGATGTGCTTAAGGACAAGCAGCtgtaatggatggatggatgaaaatctTTCAAACAATGAATATTAGAGAAATCTAAACCTAACAATATTTAGAATGACCACCGTTTGCCTTCAAAACAGAATCAGTTCTACATTTTTGCACGGCTTTTGGTTGTTCCAAAACCTCATTCAAACGATTCCAGTTCAGCAAAAACGTGTTAATCAGCCATCAATTAAAATCAGGTTTGCTTGAACCTGCATGGCCCTTTGTCTTGAGAACCAGTGCTGAAAAACACGGCAATATTTCATGAGTTGTGCAGCTAAAGTTAAATTTACTTAATTCTAAAAACCTATTTTTTAACTCGTAACATTTTGATTCAAGcaattattaaaacattcaggtttttataAATTGAGCTAACCATTTATGCTTTTAGCACATTCATTTTGCACATCAGctgctttattttcatatttatttgtattaaatgcCCCTGTCCTTTTTGTCATTATAGCACAGAATCCTATcagttatgataaaaaaaaggggaaaccagacaacatttaaaactattttattttaaaaatccaagccttttttcaaataattatatattGTACTTgtcattaaaaaccaaaacagcgAGGTGTGCATCTGTTGTCAATTTTTAAGTTggcaaactttatttttgtatctttaGGCAGCATTTACAAAAGAATACATACATCTCCAACTGCAATTATTTTTTCCCAATTGATTCTCTGCTGAATTTTGAGAGAAATCTGCTggaatgaatgaaatgaaaattataATGACATATTATTGTATGTTCTGGTAGTAGAAATATGGAGACCATTTGTTTAAATCGGATTTATCAATATAATTATACAACTGCACTTGCGctgatttgatcattttgataAATCTCATTGCGTCTGTTGtcccttctttctgtttttagcaTCTATAAAGCATTGTGTTACACCTGAGTGTAAGAAAAGTGCTCTATAAATAAAGTGTGATAGAATGACTGATTCTATCAatcagttttaaagtaaaatcacACTCATTTCTTTCAGGCTTTCTTTAAACTTCAAAACAGATCATTGTATATTTAGTTAATAGTCTTCAATTTGATAACAGAGTATCACTTCTATCAAAGTACTCACTGCTAACGTTTGGACTGTATTTTACTTTGCGCTGCCTCATGTCTCAGTCTCTGTGGAGGTCTCTAGCTATTTCTTTGAGGTGGGCATCCAGGAACCAGGCTGGAACTTGTTTGCAGTGCTGGTTGGCTCCTCACTGAGCTCCTCCTTGCCAAAGATGGCGGCGGATGCGTGGCCCTTGGCCACAGTCCTGGCAGGAGTCGCCACCAGGCCTTCCTCGTAGTCTTTAGCCTGTAGTGCCAGAtctttctcctccagctccttcgCCTTCAGCTTGACCTCGTTCCTCTGGGACTCATGCATCATCAGCTCCTGAGTAGCAAACCACATGCGTTTACATTCTTTACACAGATTATCAGGAACATTTAAACACTTCTAAAATCTTCTAGAGAAGAAAGCGGCGTAAAATCACTTTCACCGTCTCGGAATGTAATGACGTCTCAGCTGATAATGACAGGTCAGGCAAAACATTATGAACGCTGACCGACGTGTGAGATGAATTAGACCGATTCATCTTGACACCCGTTAGTGGATGAAATATATAGGGCAGTAATGTGCTCAAAGTTTCTGTGTTAGGAGGTAAAACAGGGAATGGGAAGGATCGGAGCTGATATGGAGGGTGGAGGGTTTGCAGTCTGCAGCGATTTGTATCTATCGACAGTAAAGTCCAAACCCTGAGAGATCTGGGCTGCTTTGGCAGCAAACCTGGGACCTATATACCACAAAGTCATAATGTCAGGCTTCGTAGGTGcataataaatacattcagGCTGTTTAAATAAGGAAATTATGAAgtaactttgattttttttttttagactgtaGGTTAGCACTGTTTGCAGTTGCTGCAGTTCACGGGCTGAAGCAATCCCAATTACTTAGAACACTACTGCTTTAAAGATGCTTACATCTCTCTTTTAGgaacaaaactaaagtttaataatcagaacatttaaaaagaaatcttagaACATTTTGTTGTATGACTTGGAAACaatgatttttaaatgcaaaaataacacattagaaaataaatgtaatgttcCTTGAAATGTTCTTTTGGCATGACTCAACaagtgctattttttttctagctttaaTTCCCATTATTCTTAGTataagagcaaaacaaaaaactcaaacatctgGCATATGCATCTTGAGACTATTCATTAATTTTcatcataaaacaaatatctgtgTTGGTTAAAGTGCTGAGCTTCCAACTTCTAAGAAAATGAGAGCACAAAAACGCTGCAGAAAATCAGAATAGTGACCACAAGATAACTGGCCGGAACATTCAAATGAAAGTAATGATAGTTTCCCTCCTTAACCAAGAACCTCTCTTTATTGTTGGAGCATCTGATTCGCACTTGTCCAAATCAGAGgagaaattaagttttaatcCAGTCCTTGCATGAAAAGCTGTTTCTGTTGAGCCAGAAGTGTAACTTTCCATTAACCTGCAGCAACACAATAACCACTACTTAAAAATGTAGCACTTGGAACAGATTGGTAAACTGAAAGGACAGGAGGCATTTATACTGCATTATCGGAAACCAATTTAAATCCTGGAAACGCTTATAAAATGAACAGTCCACTGGTGGAATAGTTACCCACTTGAGCCCTGCATCTAGTGTTCACAGTGATGTTAGCCTTGCCCTGGCTGCGGGAGCCAAAGAGGAAGGGAGGACTGGGCATGATGCTGTTGTGTGCTGGCAAAACTGAaggactggaaaaaaaaaaaaaaaaaaaaaaacgaaacagGGAGATCTATGGCCAAAAAGTCCTGCTTTGGGGAGGGAGACAAACATACTGAGCTGCTTTTCCAGCCTGTTAATGACAGGATTTAATCCAATCAATTTATGTCGATTTGGACCAGGAAAAGAGGGAGCGTGACAAGGGGCAGGGTAATGTGCTGGGAGTGGAGCCTTGGCCGCATCTCCGCCGTCCAGCTGTCGATGGCAGCTATTGGGCAGAAGTAAGGCAGAAAATTGGAAGAGAATGTTCTGGCAAAAAGAAAGGCAGGAGATGGCACCGGCTACTGGCAGGGACAGGGGACGGGGGGGACAGAGAGAGTGCCTGAGCACCGGCCTTCCAAGGGATTTCCTATAGGCCCACATTTTCCCAGCCAAATAATTTCCAGCATTCTCGCATTTAAAGAGCAATAAACCCAGAGAGAGGAGCAGGgagtgtgtgttggggggggaaaaaaaaacaccaaaaaactgCACGCTTTCACCATTGCCGTCTCGGAGAGTgccagaaataaaatacaaaaagccgAGATGGAGGCTAATGTTGGAAAAAGAGAACGTAAACTGGGACACGGTGTCAGTGAGCCTCCTTGTTCGGAGGCTGTTTCTGCTCTCAGTCTCACCATCAAGGCACTTcagctgctgtttattttaacacCTGTCCCCTAAAGTTCCTGGATCCAGTAcgataaaacaaatcaaagccaTTTCTTTCCAGCTTTGCTTCTGCCGTTCCCTTGGAACGAGTCCCCCAGAGTCCAACCATCAGCACAGCGGGGAAACTGTGGGGTGGGAGGGGTGGGAAGAGTGTACCTCGATGGAGGGAGGCTCCTTCCGTCTACCTCGGATCCAAGCTGCaaggagagaagagaggaaggagaagaagaagaagaaaaaaaaaaacacaagagtgAGAACACCCACACGAACATACgctgcacaaacaaaacctgcagTCATATTTAAAGGCTGCAGCTCCGGCATCACTGAGGAAGCTGCCATGCTTGCTGGGGACTGATACGCAGCTTTTGATTTACTTGGTCTCGTCTTATCTGACTTTGTAAACCGGAAGCGCCCAGAACTGCTGTGCTTTGTAACAGGATTCTTCTGATcgcttgaatgtttttttttttttcacatttagtggACAACAAATGTCTGCGTTTCATTGGGATTAGTTCCGTGAAGCCTTCACAGAACTAATGGACTTCCactgaaattattcacaaatgaaCTATGTATTATAAAGTCGATTTCTGAATGCAGTTGgttgaactgttttttttaattcagctggGTCAGAGTAAAAGCGGAGTGAACACAAATACTGTCTAgatctcataaaaaaaataaaaaaaatcacaaatgtttgtCAGCCGCAAAAAATTaccaaccaaaaacagaaatttgtaaatatgaagtGGCGTAATGTGGAAAACTattcaactttttaaagaagtttatagtttatgataaatacaAGACTTCAGTTCGGATTTTGTGTTGGCAGAACCGGGTCAGCGAGACACGTCCATCGTCCGTGATCTTCAGATTTTAAAGCACATGCTCCGTCACTCCTCATACACacctccatccctccctccaCTCCTCAGCAAAACTCTCTCCATCACATCACTTTTCCCTCCCTCTGTTGAGGAAGCTCTATTCAGGCTGAGCTGGCTGCACAGCAGAGCAGGTTAAAGGGAgccagaaaaagagagagagagattttgCAACTCTTGCTCCAGCTAGCATGGGGATTCTGGGCCTCTTTTATCCGTTTCTTATTTGCATCCTGATGAAAATGCATGAGGGATGGGGCGAGGCAGGATGAGGGGGTTTAAGGTGGATAAAGCCAGTCTGAGACACAGGGAACAGTTTGTATCCAGTTgtagaaaacactttttttatggTACGGTTGTATAACGCCGGCAGAAGGCATCTTTGATAGACTCATTCCCAGCCCCCATTCCATCTTGCAAGAtgaagggagagaaaaaaacaaaactaaatcattGGATTAGCCAAGGTCCCAGAAGATGAAGCCATGGATCTGttattctcttttattttagctccttttttttttttgtttaaaattagtGATAAGTACAATATGCGGCACAGATTCTGCAGCCCAAACGTACCTTCCCACTCCATCGGAATGCTGCCCTCCATATATTCATACTCTGCAGAATTGGCTGGCTCCACCATCCGCTTGGCACGGATCTGCCTCCctggaaagggaaaaaaaatatatataaaaaataaaaagacagcaAGTGTGATTTGATGGAGGTGCTCGCCAATGTTGCACACCAAATGCAAagggaaataaacacaaagtagtcCAGACACAATGTTCTccagacacacagacaaatCCACGCGGGGATGACAGCGCTGTGACAGGCCATGGATGATTACCTCGCGGCCCTCGGGCCCTTCTCCTCAGATCTTGCTGAGTGGCTCCAAATCTGGGCTAAGCCTTTATGCAAATGGGCTTTTCCTTTAACCCAACCAACCACGGCCCCCCTCCACCGGGTACCTCTTCCAATCACAGCGCCCTGGCTAACAATGCCCTCCAAAATCAACATCAAGCCCAGCATGAGACAAAAGAGGTCAGATATCAGAGGGAACAGGAGAGGCACGAGCTGCTTGGAATATTAAGCGTTCCTTCTCCCTATCTGTATACAGCACGATGCTCGCTGGCAGCAAGGCCACTGCCAATTATTTTGGTCAAATCTGCTGATTAGACAGGTTTGGCTGGCACACAGTGATACGGAGACGGTGACCGAAGGAGGGGAGGGGGAACCACAGAGAGACAGGAGAAGAAAGAGCCCACTGTTTTTGCCGCGTCGTCTTCACATGAGTCGTGTTCACAAATAACAAGTTCTGTGTTTCCATAGTTTCTCTCCTCACAGGTAGTC
This region includes:
- the smim15 gene encoding small integral membrane protein 15, which gives rise to MIDVRAWAEYVVEWAAKDPYGFLTTVILALTPLFIASALLSWKLAKMIEARDREQKRKQKRQENINKAKRKKD
- the ndufaf2 gene encoding NADH dehydrogenase [ubiquinone] 1 alpha subcomplex assembly factor 2, encoding MSRIAGLLRRSFGIVREHVGTDHLGNKYYSIPEQKTWTGRQIRAKRMVEPANSAEYEYMEGSIPMEWEAWIRGRRKEPPSIEELMMHESQRNEVKLKAKELEEKDLALQAKDYEEGLVATPARTVAKGHASAAIFGKEELSEEPTSTANKFQPGSWMPTSKK